One stretch of Salarias fasciatus chromosome 19, fSalaFa1.1, whole genome shotgun sequence DNA includes these proteins:
- the pgfb gene encoding placenta growth factor, producing the protein MRLREVIETVVALYLLLSPAQCLPLSSINSTMEVLMFQEVWGRSFCRTIEKLVEVVQEYPTEVEHIYSPSCVPLVRCAGCCGDENLECHPTQTTNVTMQLLKIRPSDPGQEYVEMTFVEHQTCECRIRKPAVKVERKRQRGRGRKRKERQKTKECEKCQIPRR; encoded by the exons ATGAGACTCCGTGAGGTCATCGAGACCGTGGTGGcgctctacctgctgctctcacCTGCACag TGTCTTCCCTTGTCGAGCATTAACAGCACCATGGAAG TGTTGATGTTTCAAGAAGTGTGGGGCCGCAGCTTCTGCCGGACCATCGagaagctggtggaggtggtgcagGAGTACCCCACCGAGGTGGAGCACATCTACAGCCCGTCCTGCGTGCCCCTGGTCAGATGCGCCGGCTGCTGCGGCGACGAGAACCTGGAGTGCCACCCCACCCAAACCACCAACGTCACCATGCAG TTGCTGAAGATCCGGCCGTCCGATCCAGGCCAGGAATATGTTGAGATGACGTTTGTGGAGCATCAGACATGTGAATGTAG GATCAGGAAACCTGCTGTTAAAGTTGAAAG GaaaagacaaagaggaagaggaaggaagagaaaagagaggcagaaaacaaaagagtgTGAAAA gtgccAGATCCCTCGCAGGTAA